The segment TATGGTGTCTTTGAGGAGTACACACAGCGAGACATTAATCGGTCGTGATCTTGTTGTCACGGAGGACCTGTGGTGGGCGGGCGAGCGCGTGGTCATCCCTTCATATGGTGGTTCAAGTTTTGGTGTATAGGACGAAAGCTAAGATGTGATACGAGAATAATTTTCTACGTAAAGGACAGGTTCTGTTGCTTTGGACTGTAAGTGGAATTTCCTAAAAgtagttttttatttgtatatatattgtatatatattatcttttatttatatacatatatatgtatatacaaatatatatgtatatacaaatatatatgtatatacaaatatatatgtatatacaaatatatatgttcacacacacacacacacacacacacacacacacacacacacacacacacacacacacacacatacgtatatacagagagagagagagagagagagagagagagagagagagagagagagagagagagagagagagagagagaaagaaagaaagaaagaaagaaagaaagaaagaaagaaagagagaaagagagagagagagtacatgtgtgtgtgtgtgtgtgtgtgtgtgtgtgtgatatgtatatatatgtatatatatgtatatatatatgtatgtacatgtatatatatgtttgtgtatatatataaagactgatTTTCGCCCTATCTTTCAGCTTCGTTATCGCGTTGGATTCCAATGGATAACCTCGCCTTTGAACTTCAAGTGGGTGATGAATCAGGTAACATACCTTCCATTCCACATTGCAATTCCAAATATAAAATGgaagtcatcattataattgatcatgataataataatatataacactgtaatgatggtaatgatggggataatgataatcataataacgtcactgttgatgatgataacaataatgataatcacaataatgacaatactgataatgaaaaaataatttcatcCCACAAAGAACACAGTAAAGATTAAAAATCATCGCTTTCTGTCTTAACCTCAGACggactgcctccccctccccctgacccttcccccctccccgcagCGCCGTCCGTGACAAGTCCAGTAGTGACAATCACCCCGGGACAATGCCCAGGGTGTAGGGTAAGTTCGAAAGCTGTAGTTCATGTGTAGTTGTGAGTAATGGGTGATTGTGACTGTTGATAAGGTGtgaggaagtgattgaggaaTGGATAGTTGTGGGTTATAGGTAGTGAGTGATGAATGGTGAGTCATGGGTAATGGAGAGTGAGTGATGGGTAGTGAGTAATGGAGAGTGAGTCATGGTAATGAGTAATGGAGAGTGAGTGATGGGTAGTGAGTAATTAAGAGTGAGTCATGGGTAGTGAGTGATAAATGGTGAGTCATGAGTAGTGAGTAATGAATAGTTGTCAGTAATGGGTAGTTGTGAGTACTTGGCTGTTGTGAGTAATGGATAGATGTAAATGATGAGTAATTGTGAAGTTTGAGTAGCTGTGAGTAATAAGTAGTTGTGTATGTAATGGGTAATTATAAGCAATAAGCAGTGAGTAATGAGTAGTTCAGTGTGTCAATTTTATCTTGTATTAATAGCAATGGACTGTTTATTTCGCAAATAGGGAGATGTGTATTATATCTGCTTCTCAATACttagcatatacgtatataactatAGGTGTTAGAATGCATTAACACACAGCATAAACGAGCTGTTATAGATGGCATGTTACGCTGTCCATTTGCAGGTAATATCTAATGGTTCTTTAGTCAGATGTTCTTGTTTGACGGTCGCACatatattgagtgagtgagtgagtgagtgagtgagtgagtgagtgagtgagtgagtgagtgagggagtgagtgagtgagtgagtgagtgagtgagtgcgtaggtaagtgagtgagtgaatgagtgagtgagtgagtgagtgagtgatgagtgagtgagtgtgagtgagtgaatgagtgagtgagtgagtgagtgagtgagtgcgtaagtgagtgagtgagtgaatgagtgagtgagtgagtgagtgagtaagtgagtgaatgagtgagtgagtgagtgagtgcgtgagtgagtaagtaagtgagtgagtgagtgagtgcgtgagtaaatgagtgagtgagtgaatgagtgagtgagtgagtgagtgagtgagtgagtgagtgagtgagtgagcgaaagagtgagtgagtgatgagtgagtgagtgagtgagtgtgtgtgtgtgtgtgtgtgtgtgtgtgtgtgtgtgtgtgtgtatgtgtgtcttccgATTCGTCGATAAAAAAAAGTCGTGTAAAACAATTAGAAGATATACATGAATTCTAATGATACAAATTTTGTATTAAAGAAACTGTTAAGAATCCTCTGATTAAATAAAAGAGAAGCTTGGAAAACGCAAAATACCCTATTGCAAAAAGTTGGTCAGTTTGTTCTTTCCTGTTATTGCCCCACAATGGTCAAGGTCTTGCTCTTGGCAAGTTTGTTACCTTCTTTGTCCATATGTCACCCTGCGTTACATATTATGACCTGTCCACTGCCATTGCTTCTTTTTTATACACTTTGGACTTATTTCCAAGAGATAtcaggagaaacacacacacacacacacacacacacacacacacacacacacacacacacacacacacacacacacacacacatatatatatatatatatatacatatatgtaatatacattatacctatctatctatatatctatctatatatctctctctctatatatatatatattaagaaagagaaggaggaaatgaaagagaaagaaggagaaagagaagaaatagatacaGGTTTATGAACGTAAactcagtaacgtgtacacatccttacatatatatatatatatatataaacatacgcaaacatacacattatatgtattaatgcattttgtgtatatatagccgaactatatatacatagatacatatgcaatttcatatatttttgatagatagatagatattaatgttcttttttctttaagatcGATGTGTTTATGCTAAAGACATCACCCCATATTTCCTTCCTCAGGTCGGTCGGTTACAAAAGGAATACACCAGAACCGGGATCGCGCTGGCATTTGGCTGCTTCCCCTGTGGCATTGCCTGTTGCCACTTCATGAGGAAGAGCCGCTGTAATGTGTGCAAAGCTCTCTTTTAAATGCAACCCTTTGCAATGAGAATCCGCCTGCCAATTGTGGTAAAATTGAGGGGGTTggggtaaaaaaacaaacaaaaaaaaaccaggtaaatctgtgtatttgtgcgtttgttttaCATAGATTATTTTGGAATTCTCAATAGACTTGTaagattatatattaaaatagttTTCTAATTACTTCAGAACTTTTATACCCTCATCTGGCATGAATACCTGAACTACATAGATGTAAAAAGATGATCACTTCCGAATAAATGATGGTAgagattcttctctctctctctctctctctctctctctctctctctctctctctctctctctctctctctctatctatctatctatctatctctctccaaatGACCTGACATTCCCAACAACCAACCGCCTGTCCCGTTTGTTTTGCACGCCATTGTGTTCATATAATAACCATGAAGATTTAAACATATACTGTGAAAGTGACTGGAATTCTTACCAATAGTATACCCGCATACATGAATACGTCTGTGATTAGGATAATGCGGTTTGTTGACATGGAATGGGGCAGTTTACGTCTCGGTGGCGGATTTATAGCTTGTTGGCTTATGGTATCTTTAGGTATTACCTGCTCTTGCAATGGAAGTAGACGGCAGTGTTGGTTCTCTGACAGAAATGTTTATCGGAAAGACTTATGATAAGAAGCAATGgtcgaagaaaagagagaaacaaaaagcttTTGAAgcctaaatggaaaaaaaatactgcaTTATCGTCCGCACACACTTTACATGggacacaaaattatatattcacTTCGACAAAATATCGTTGGGTTTAAGAATAGAAAGTCAAGAAATGTAGTCGTAATAACGTGCGTGTAATGTAAGAACGAAATTCTTAGATAACAGcagttctgaagaaaaaaaagtttcgggAAAGAGCTGTGTATTCTGTGTCTATTCATTAACCTAACCTTTCTGATGAGCAACTCCCATAACACTTCCCATTAGTAGTCACTGAATGAATCTAAAATACATGGTATTACTTCCATGTATAAGAAATTGgtcaatatatgaatatcttatcAACCTTAGTACTGTTATTTGGACTAGACTGTACCTGGCCATTTCGCTTGACTCGCTAATCACATCTTCATTACCTGCCTTTATCAGACACTCTATCGTCTTCTAATGGAGAAAGTTATGTATATTCTACTAATGATGAATTTCAAGTATGATCTGAATATTAAAAACTTTAATTTCTTGGTCTCACGACTAATTAAATAAATGCGCAATCAATTAAAAGTGtaccaatatctatctatcacgcatatatacatacatacatatcatgtttgttattttagatattacctttactattattataatcattgttgttattattatcattatcattgttattataatcgttaccaCCATCaggactattattataatcattacaatcatcaggactattattatcatcattattgttactattattattataagtattaacattatcattgttattactttttaattgttttcattattgttgttgcaattattattattctcattattttcattatcattattattattattgttgttgttattagtgttattattattgttatcattattattatgtttatgacaTTTATTTGAACGTGGCGTAAAGGCAGCCCCTTGCAAGACCGTAGCCAACCGTATCGTTATCAGAGATTTTAAAGTCCGAATTACCGTAGATTTCAGTCTGAATTGTCCAAAGGAGGAATATCTGTAATGTTGttcgcgctgtgtgtgtgtgtgtgtgtgtgtgtgtgtgtgtgtgtgtgtgtgtgtgtgtgtgtgtgtgtgtgtgtgtgtgtgtgtgtgagagagagagagagagagagagagagagagagagagagagagagagagagagagagaagtgcaccTCTCTCTAAGCCAACGATTCTCAGTTTATATATTGTtagtatcttcatatatatagcatttttatatattataataatatcattagttctatataattttgttatatagcatgttaatattaccattgatatcataTGATAGTATTTAATCTTCTGCAAAGGAAACTTCATGAGGAACAGGATAGTgtcccttaaaaaaaaattggACTCGCCAACCGGAGCCTTCACTGTCCAAGGAGGGCAACTCTTAACCAAACCTTGACTTTCCCAAGAAGGACATTTCTTGTTTAACCGTTTGAGTTGGCTCGGAAGGGCATCTCTGCAGGACTAATTGTATTTCTGTGTTAGCGATTATGCTGACACGTGTAGGCCTGCCCGTAGAAGGGAAAGGCACTGGTTTCGTCATAACTGTGTCTCAGCCTTGCTATTTCGCCTGCTGCTATGATAACAAGCGAGAATCAACATTATGCAACAATATAGTAATCATTTTTACACATGTCATATCTAATGCATATGAAACGTACGTGTAGTGTATTTTAATTCACCTTTCCAGTAACCATACGAATTACACAATGACCATCTTTAATTATGTAGTTAGATCTTTCGCTACTGAGGTGCATATGGCCATGTCCAATATCACTCCTTGCATTCTGACATTCAACAAATTTAATGCGAGATTTTCCCGACACTTTCATCGTAAACAACCCACTCTATTTGCCGGGACACATTGAAGTAAATATTGGTCAGATACCCCTAAACATTGAGTTGTACTTATTTTCTATGAATACAGAGAACGAACAGTAGCTTCAACTAAACCTTTAAAATAACTATACTAATCAAAATTGAATTCGAAATTGATCAGAAAGTCCAATACCTGACTTCAAGCCACAGAAACAGGGTAAACTGTTTGAAATGTTCTGGCGAATTGATGACTTCTTAACGCAACCAACTAATCTGCAGTTTAAGCCGTAAGTTGCAACATCAATTGCAGATTTCCGACGGTACATTAAGAATGTTCTGCCATTCGTGCAGTCCGTGAATTAATGTTATCAAATatcaaggagagagagcgagagagtggaaagaagagaaagagaggagagattgagtgagtgagtgagagagagagagagagagagagagagagagagagagagagagagagagagagagagagagagagagagagcgagagagagcgagagatagcgagagagagagagagagagggatagagagagagagagagagagagagagagagagagagagagagagagagagagagagagagagagagagagaggaagagagagagagagagagagagagagagagagagagagagagagagagagagagagagagagagagagagagggagagagagagagagagagagaaggagggagaacagaaagagagaagagattaagtgagtgaatgagagagagagggatggacgaaagaagagagaaaagattgagtgagtgaatgagagagagagagagagatagagagagagagagagaaagagtgagagagggagagagagagagagacagagagacagatagacaaagagagagagagagagagagagagagagagagagagagagagagagagagagagagagagagagagagagagagagacgaaagaagagaaagagataagagattgagagagagagagagagagagagagagagagagagagagagagagagagagagagagagagagagagagagagagagagagagagagagagagagagagagagagagagagagagagagagagagagagagagaaggagggagaatagaaagagaggagagatttagagagaggggggagtagaaagaaaagagagagactgagagagagagagagagagagagagagagagagagagagagagagagagagagagagagagagagacggaagaagagagaagagattgagtgagtgaatgagagagagagagagagagagagagagagagagagagagagagagagagagagagagagagagagaga is part of the Penaeus chinensis breed Huanghai No. 1 chromosome 35, ASM1920278v2, whole genome shotgun sequence genome and harbors:
- the LOC125044456 gene encoding brain protein I3-like codes for the protein MDNLAFELQVGDESDGLPPPPPDPSPLPAAPSVTSPVVTITPGQCPGCRVGRLQKEYTRTGIALAFGCFPCGIACCHFMRKSRCNVCKALF